ATAGGAGATCAGCCCCGGGCGGCAGAACATTTGTTCTGTTCGTCCGGGGCTGCTCTCATTGTTGGAAGTGAGCCCACACAATGATATAATTATATAAACTTGAAATTTTTTATCATAAGTGTTTGAAATAAAGGGCTTTGTAATAGTAATCGTATTTCGTCCTATGCATTTAGTATAATCTATCTTTATTAATTAATACTAAATAAAATAAAAATGTTGCAATTGGTTTACCGTTATGTATATTTAATATAAGTATTGTCCTGTATTTGTTAAAAATCCCCACCTATGGAAACACTTACTACTTCACTGGCCCGACGGGTGCTCGGATGGATATTGTTATTATTGCTTCTGCTGCTTGTAAAAGTGTCTCATGCCCAACCTACCGGCTGCACAGGTTCTGACGCCGGGGGGCAGCCCGCCACCAATGGTTTGTACGCAGAGTATTTTACAGGCTATTTCCAGGATAACCAGACTTTCTTCAACGATAAGCAGAATCCACCGGGCCTACGGCGGATAGATGCGCAAGTGAATTTTCCTTCGGCAGCAAGCTGGGGCAACTTGCAGCCAACTGCCGGCAGTGGAACAGCCCAGGACGCCGACAACTATAGCGTGCGCCTGCGCGGCAGCCTGCGCATTGCCACTGCTGGCACGTACACGTTCTATCTCAAATCCGATGATGCTGCCTATCTCTGGCTTGATGGGGCGGCCCTGGCCCTAACTCCTACAACCGCTTCCGCGCTGATTGATAATGGCGGCAACCATTCCACCAGGACAGTAGCAGTGCCTGTTGAGCTTACCGCTGGCCTCCATAACGTCCTGATCCATTACGGGGATGACTGCTGCGACAACGTGCTGGTATGGGAATATGAAGGGCCGGGTATCAGTCGGCAGGTGGTGCCTTCGGAGGTGCTCTGCACGGCCCAACAGCCGGGGCCGCTGAGCCCACGTACCCTGGCCTACACGCCTGCCTCCCAGGCGCTGGTTGCCGGCAACGCGGTTACGTCAGGAGTACCGGTCGTGGATGATGGAGGTTCGGCCATCACGGGCTTTGCACTCGCCAACACCACTCCACTGCCCGCTGGCATCAGCATCAACTCCTCTACGGGTGCACTGGCTGTAACGGCCTCGGTGCCAGCCGGCGCGTATGCGCTGGATGTAGCGGCCATCAACGCCAATGGCACCACTATCTTCCGCAATGCCTACCAGTTTCTGGTAACGCCGGGGCTGACTGGTGGGTGTGGCGGCAACGACCTCGCCGGAAACCCGGTAACTGCGGGCCTCTTCGCGGAGTATTTTTCGGGGTATTACAACGGCGACGTCAATTTCTTCACTACTAACAAGCCCGGCTTTACCCGCACCGATGCCCAGCTAAACTTCCCGGATGACGCCAGCTGGGGAAATATTACCAGCGTAGCCAGCGGCCCGGTAGATGCCCCCGACGTCTTTAGTGTGCGGCTGCGCAGCAGCTTGTACATCCCCACCACGGGCAGTTACACCTTCTATCTGACCTCCGATGATGCCGCCTATTTGTGGCTGGATAACGCTGCTTTGGAAGCAGCCCCGCAGCAATCGGAAGCGGTTATCGATAATGGCGGCAACCACCCCGCCCGCACCGTGGCCACCACGCTTCGCCTGGAAGCCGGCCTGCACAACCTCCTGATTCTCTACGGCGACGAGACTCTAGGCAGCGCTCTGGTGCTGGAGTTTGAGTCGGCCGAGGCCAACATTGCGCGCCAGATAGTGCCGGCCGCACAGTTCTGCACGTCGGTTCAGCCGCTCCAGCCACTGGCTACCAGGCTGCAATACTCGCCGAGCGTGCTGCGGGTGCAGACTGGCCTAGCAGGCGTTTCGGGTATGCCTACGGCCAGCAGCGCTTCCGCCATTGTAGAGTACATCCTGGAAAATGCCGCCGACCTGCCAGTGGGCATCACGCTCAATGCCGTTACGGGGCAGGTGCTGGTAGCCAGCAGCGTACCGCTCGGAGACTATGAGCTAAACATTGGCGCCCGCAATGCCGGCAGCACGGCCATCTTCAACGATGTAGTAGAAATAAGCGTGATTCCGGCGCCGCCTACCGGGTGCCGGGGCATCAATCCCGATGGTACACTGGCTACTTCCGGCCTCTATGCTCAATATTACAAAGGCTACTTCGGCTACGACCTCACCTTCTTCGACCGGACGCCCGTAGGCCTCTCCCGCTCCGAAAATCGGCTGGACTTTGATGGGGAAAGCTGGGGTGACCTGGCCAGCGTAGCCAGCGGCACGGCGCAGGACCCCGACGGGTTCAGTGCCCAGTTTCGTGGCCGAATCCTGATAACGAAGGCCGGCAACTACACTTTCCACCTTACCTCCGATGATGGGTCTTTGCTCTGGCTGGATGCCGGTGCTCTAGCCACGTCACCTTCAATTACCAACGTGCTTATTGATAACCGGGGCTACCACCCTGCCGAGACGCTGACAGGTACCATATTCCTGGCAGCTGGCCTGCACGATATGCTCGTGATTTATGGCGACGATAGTGCCTTCAATGTGCTGAAACTGGAGTACGAAAGTGCTGACGCGGGTGTGCCGCTGCAGGTAGTACCCATTGCTTCGCTTTGCACCACTGGTTCCTCGGCGCCATTGCCCGTTGTTCTGACGCGCTTCACCACCGAAACCGTAGCAGCTGGTATCAAAGCCAACTGGGAAACGGCGCAGGAAACCAATAGCGACTTCTTCGAGGTAGAGCGTTCGGCTAACGGGAAAGTGTTTGAGGCCGTGGAGCGCCGCAAAGCCGCTGGCACCACTACCCAGCGACAGGCCTACACCCTCACCGACCGCGCTCCGTTGGCGGGTGTGAGCTACTACCGCCTGCGCCAGGTAGACCTGGATGGTACCGTACATTTCTCCTCTGTGGTAGCCGCTAAGTGGAACGGCAACCTAGCGCAAAACCTAACGGCCACCATCTTCCCGAACCCTACCTCGGGCAGCTTTACGGTGCGCGTGCAGCAGCCCACTGAGCAGCCCGTGCAGCTAGAACTGCTGGATATGCAGGGCCGGGTATTGCGCCGGGAAACTATTTTGGGGCAGGCTGCGCAGTCGTACACCGTGCAGCCGGGCCACCTGCCGGCCGGCCTCTATCTGCTGCGCCTGACCACCAGCGCAGGCCGCATCACGGAACGCCTGGCGGTGGAATAGGCCTAGGCTAGTACCTAGTAAATAAAAAGCCTCGACTACCTGGTAGCCGGGGCTTTTTGTTGTCAGAGAGTTAATTAGCCAGAGTGGCTACTCGCGGTGGATGCGGCCGCTGCCGATGATTGAGCTGCTGATTTTGGGGCTGCCCATCACATACACATCACCCGAGCCCACAATGCTGGCATCCAGGCTCTTGGTAGCCATGAGGCGGCAGTCGCCAGAGCCGCTGATGCTCACGTGGCAGGCCTCGCTGCGTAGTTTGGTGGCCTTCACGGTGCCGGAGCCGCTCACGCTTACATCATGCGAAGGAGCAA
The Hymenobacter gelipurpurascens DNA segment above includes these coding regions:
- a CDS encoding PA14 domain-containing protein translates to METLTTSLARRVLGWILLLLLLLLVKVSHAQPTGCTGSDAGGQPATNGLYAEYFTGYFQDNQTFFNDKQNPPGLRRIDAQVNFPSAASWGNLQPTAGSGTAQDADNYSVRLRGSLRIATAGTYTFYLKSDDAAYLWLDGAALALTPTTASALIDNGGNHSTRTVAVPVELTAGLHNVLIHYGDDCCDNVLVWEYEGPGISRQVVPSEVLCTAQQPGPLSPRTLAYTPASQALVAGNAVTSGVPVVDDGGSAITGFALANTTPLPAGISINSSTGALAVTASVPAGAYALDVAAINANGTTIFRNAYQFLVTPGLTGGCGGNDLAGNPVTAGLFAEYFSGYYNGDVNFFTTNKPGFTRTDAQLNFPDDASWGNITSVASGPVDAPDVFSVRLRSSLYIPTTGSYTFYLTSDDAAYLWLDNAALEAAPQQSEAVIDNGGNHPARTVATTLRLEAGLHNLLILYGDETLGSALVLEFESAEANIARQIVPAAQFCTSVQPLQPLATRLQYSPSVLRVQTGLAGVSGMPTASSASAIVEYILENAADLPVGITLNAVTGQVLVASSVPLGDYELNIGARNAGSTAIFNDVVEISVIPAPPTGCRGINPDGTLATSGLYAQYYKGYFGYDLTFFDRTPVGLSRSENRLDFDGESWGDLASVASGTAQDPDGFSAQFRGRILITKAGNYTFHLTSDDGSLLWLDAGALATSPSITNVLIDNRGYHPAETLTGTIFLAAGLHDMLVIYGDDSAFNVLKLEYESADAGVPLQVVPIASLCTTGSSAPLPVVLTRFTTETVAAGIKANWETAQETNSDFFEVERSANGKVFEAVERRKAAGTTTQRQAYTLTDRAPLAGVSYYRLRQVDLDGTVHFSSVVAAKWNGNLAQNLTATIFPNPTSGSFTVRVQQPTEQPVQLELLDMQGRVLRRETILGQAAQSYTVQPGHLPAGLYLLRLTTSAGRITERLAVE